The DNA segment GATTGATCGCCATCTCCCGGTCCGGAAAGATATCCGCCAGCGCCACAGATACCCCATTGATGGAAATTCGATAACTGTTGGGACTGAGATCCAGGTTGTCGCGGATGTGAACGGAGGGAATCAGGAAACCGATCTCCTGTGACAGCTTGCGCCTGACACCCTTGATGCGATTCATCAGCTGCCCGCCCTGATTGCGATCGACCAGGGGGATCAGACGATAACCCACTTCGAGGCCGATCAAATCCACAGGTTGCACATCCTCCCAACTCAGTTCCCGCTGTTCCGGTTGCTCGACCGGCTCTTCCAAAACCGGTTCTTCCACAGGTTTCATCTGCCGCTGCCAGATCATCCAAGCCCCTGCCGCCGCTGCCGCTGCCAGGGTAAGAAAGGCAAAATTGGGCATCCCTGGAATTATGCCCATCAGAAACAGCACCGCCGCCGCTATCGACAGTGCCTTGGGACTGGTAAACAGCTGACTGACAATCTGCCCACCCACATCCTGGGTACTGGCCACCCGGGTGACGATGATCGCCGCCGAAGTGGAAAGCAGCAATGATGGGATCTGTGCCACCAGACCATCACCAATGGTCAGCAACACATAGTTCTGCAGGGCGGTGTTGAAATCGAGACCATGCTGGGCCATGCCGATGGAGAGGCCGCCGATGATATTGATGAAAAGGATCAGGATACCCGCGATCGCATCCCCGCGAACGAACTTGCTCGCACCGTCCATGGCACCGTAAAAATCTGCTTCACGGGCGATATCCTCGCGCCGGGTCCTGGCCTCATCCTGATCGATCAGACCGGAATTGAGGTCGGCGTCGATGGCCATCTGTTTACCCGGCATGGCATCCAGGGTAAAGCGCGCACTGACTTCAGAAACACGCCCTGCACCCTTGGTCACAACCACGAAGTTGATGATCACCAGGATCAGGAAGACCACCAGGCCCACCGCATAGTTACCGCCGATGACAAAGGCACCAAAGGCCTCGATCACCTTACCCGCCGCATCACCACCGGTATGGCCTTCCAGCAGCACCACCCGGGTGGAAGCCACATTGAGGGCAAGGCGCAGCAGGGTGGCAATCAACAACATGCTGGGGAAGACTGAGAATTCGAGTGGTCGACGGGTGTAGACCACCACCAACATCACCACCAGAGAGAGGGTGATATTGAAGGTAAAGAACATATCCAATGCAATCGGCGGCAATGGAATCACAATCATCGTCAACAACATCAACAACATAATCGGCGCGCCCAAGCCGCGTGCGCCTGATTGTTTTACATTGTCGAGGATTGCTATGGCGTTCATCGTTACACCCCTGGGGAGTTTTGAGTTTTGAGTTTTGAGTTTTGAGTTGTATGTGTGCACCCTGTGCACAGCCTATTGGACAGTCCAATCAAGAAACCAGATTGAAGTGAATAGTTAAATTCAAAACTCATCATTTTCGACTCATAACTAAAAACTCATAACTCATAACTAAAAACTCTTCAGTCACTGTGTTGGTACTCCTCCGGAATCGACAGCTCGTCCGGCAGATCCGGATACTCCCCTCCCTCGGTGCGATAGGCCCTGAGCTGGAAGACATAGGCCAACAGTCGAGCTACCGCGAGATAGAGTCCGGCAGGAATAAAGGCATTCAGCTCAGTATGGAAGTAGATGGCACGCGCGAGCATCGGCGACTCCACCACCGGTACCTTCGCCTCGCTACCGACCTGACGAATGGTCATTGCCACCAGGTCGGCGCCCTTGGCCAGCAGTTTCGGCGCATGCATGGTTTGTGGATCGTATTGCAGAGCAACCGCATAGTGGGTCGGATTGGTAACGATGACGTCTGCCTTCGGCACCTCCTGCATCATGCGCTTTTGCGCCATCTCCCGTTGCAGTTGACGGATTCGACTCTTGACCTCAGGTTTACCTTCAGTCTCTTTCAGTTCGTCACGCAGCTCCTGACGGGTCATCTTCAACTGGCGTTTGTGATCCCACAACTGAAACGGTATATCAATCGCCGCGATAAGGATCAAGGTTGAGGTCATGAGGATCACCGACCAGCCGATCAATCCGTTCAGGTTCTGCATTGCCTGAGAGAGCTCCATGCCATGCAATGCGAGGAACTTATCCAGGGAGTGCCAGAGTAGTAGTACGGTGACACCGCCGATAAAGACAAACTTGGCCAAAGCCTTGAGCATCTCCACCAGACCACGCGCCGAGAAGATGCGCTTCAATCCCTTCAACGGACTCATCTTACTCAGCTTTGGTGTCAACGCCTCAGCACTGATTGAGAATCCTCCAAGGGCGACTGAGCTGAAGATGGCAGCCACGATAACCAACAGAAAAAATGGCAGCAGTACCAGCAACACCTGGAACAGTCGCTCACCCAATTGAATCAGCATGCTGTTGATATCGAAGATCTGTTCCCGGGTCAGGACGAAGCTCTGACTCATCATCTCCGACAGGCCGTCGCCAATGGTGTGGCTCATGACAACCAGGGTGGTTACGCCGATCATGGTTACCGCCATACTGTTGAGCTCACGGGAACGGGGTACCTGCCCCTTGCGCTTGGCATCCAGCAGCCTTTTCGCCGAGGGTTGTTCTGTTTTTTCCTGGCCGTTTTCATTCTCAGCCATGATTCACCTCGTCACCTGAAGGGTCAGCATCAGATGTTGAAAGGCCTCATCCAGGAGTTCATTGAAGACAGCAAATACGTTTGGCAGGGTCACCCAGATCAAGGCAAAACCGAGCAGCATGGTGATCGGAAAACCGATCGAGAAGATATTCAGCTGCGGTGCGGCGCGCATCACCACACCCATACCCATGTTGACCATCAACATGGCCCCCACAATGGGCAGTGCAATCAGCAGACCGCCGGTAAAAAGCCGGCTCCCCCAAGCAACGACTTCAAGCAGACCATTTCGCGAGATACCATCCATCGCCACCGGCATGGTAGCGAAACTGTCAGCAATCAGCTCTATGGAAAGCAGATGACCATTGAAGATCAGGAACAGCAGGGTAGCCAGAATCAGATAGAATTGTGCCACCACCGGCACCTGTACCCCGTTCGCCGGATCGACCATCGAGGCGAAACCCAGACCCATGCTATAGGCGATCACTTGACCGCCGAAGACCAGCGCACCGAATACCATCTGCAGGACAAAACCCATCAGCACGCCGATCAGGACCTGCTGCAGCATAATGGTGAATCCGGTATGACTCAGTACATCCGCCTGGGGTTGAGGCGGCAGTGTCGGCGCTATCAGCAGGGTGATCAGAATCACCAGAATAAGCCGAAACCGCGCAGGCACCTGACGGGAACTGAACAGGGGCATCGCCAACAGCATGGCGCTGATGCGCACCATCGGCCAGAGATAGGCCGCTAACCAGGTGTTGAACTGCGCTTCGTTGAAGATCATGGTGTTTCCAAATGTGCCTCATAGATAGATTTTGTGTACCAGGCCTAAAAAAGCAGTTCCGGAATACTCTCGATAAGGTTCATGGAGAAATTCATCAGTAGGTGCAGCATCCAGTTACCGGCGAACATCAGCACTACACCCACAACCACCAACTTGGGGATGAATGTCAATGTCATTTCGTTGATCTGGGTTGCCGCCTGAAACATGGCGATAATCAGTCCCACAGCCAGCGCCGGCAACAACACCAGTCCAGCCAGTATGCCGATCACTTCAAGTGCATTTTGTCCAATCGACATTACTGTATCCGGACTCATACACCTTCCTCCTTAGAGTTGGAAACTGGCCGCCAGGGTACCGAACACCAATGCCCAACCATCGATCAACACAAACAGCATGATTTTGAACGGCAGGGAGATAATCATTGGTGACAACATCATCATGCCCATCGACATCAGGATACTGGCTACCACAATGTCGATGATCAGAAACGGTATAAACAGCAGAAAGCCGATTTGGAAACCGGTCTTCAATTCGCTGGTGGCAAATGAGGGAAGCAGGAGGCTGAATGGTACATCGTCAGGTTCTTCTAGCTCATTGAAATCACCGATCCGCGCAAACAGTGCCAGATCATCCTCCCGTGTCTGCGCGATCATGAATGACTTCACCGGTTCAGCGGCGGCCTGTAACGCCTGGGTGGTATCCATCTGTTCCGCCAGATAGGGTTGCAGTGCCACCTCATTCACTTCGTTGAAGACGGGCATCATGATAAATAGCGTGAGGAACAGGGCCAATCCGATCAGGATCTGATTCGAGGGTGTGTTTTGGGTTCCCAGGGCCTGCCTGAGGATGGCCAATACAATGATGATGCGGGCAAAAGAGGTCATCATCATCAAGGCACCCGGCAACAGGGTCAATGCGGTCATGAAGAGCAGGACCTGGATGGTCAGGGTATAGGTTTGACCACCCTCCCCATCCGTCGCCACCGTGAATGCATCGACACCCGGTGCAGCCTGCAGCAATGTAGTGCTTAACAGACCAATGATTAACAACCAGGTTTTCATTAGGACCGCTCCTGACTACTGTCAGCCAGACGAGCGCCGCTTTTTTCACTCTGCAACTGGTTCTGAAAACTCTGTTCTGAGGTTTGCAGGATATGCAGCTTACGTACTTGACCCGGCGCCACACCGAGCAACAAGCGTTGATTCTCGACCTCTACGACGACCACGCGTTCGCGTGCGCCTACCGAGGCCCCTCCCACGACTCGCACCAATCCCTTTCCACCGATTGGCATTTGTGCATAGCGTTTGAACAACCAGGCCCCGCCAATGATCAATGCCAGGACAAATAACAGGCCACCGGCGGTGTGCAACAGGCTGTCGGCGCCCAAGGGAGAGACATTCACGCCCAGCTGTTTCTGCGCACTATCCGCTGCATACAGGGAGTGGCTGAAAAAAAGGGCGATGAAGGGCCAGCGGCACATCAACTAATCCTCTTCACCCGCTCGGAAGGACTGATGATATCGGTCAGCCTGAGACCGAATTTCTCATTCACCACAACCACCTCGCCCTGAGCGATCAGGGTGCCGTTGACCAGTACATCCATCGGCTCACCCGCCAATCTATCCAACTCCACCACGGAGCCCTGGTTGAGTTGCAAAAGATTGCGAATATTGATCTTGGTGCGGCCAATCTCCATAGAGATGGTGACCGGCACATCCAGGATCGCATCCATATTGACTGCATCGTTACCTGACTCATCCCGCAGTTCGTCGAAAGAGGCTGCTGCTGCCTTGTCTTCGCTATCAGTCTCGTCCTGTTCATCCAGTGCGGCAGCCCATTCATCTGCCAGTGCTTCATTCGGATCAGTTGTTTTCTCTTCACTCATTGTTTACGCCCTCTTCGGGTATCGTTGTGCAGTCAGCCTCGGTTGACTCACCGCCGCAGTCATTTGATTACTCTTCATTCGCGGCCTGCACGGCTTGTTTTTCCATTTCCAGATAATCGTGCAGTCCTTTTTGCCGATTCTGATGAATCCAAGTATTGATCTTCAAGGCATAGTTACCATCGGAAACACCCAGTTTGGCCTTGAAGATGGGGACCTCGGCAGCTTCAACCTCAACCTCTTCCGGCATATCGAAGGGAAGAATGTCTCCCGCTTTCAGCTCGGCCAGCTGTTTGACACTAATCTGCACATCCGCCAGTTGGCTGGAAAGTTCAATCCTCGCCGCCAGGATCTCCTCCTTGAGGGAACGTTCCCAACGTTCATCCCTTTCACCACGGTCGCTCTGCACACCCGCATCAAGCAACTCGCGTATCGGTTCCAGCATCGAGTAAGGCATACAGATATGAAAGTCACCTCCCCCACTCTCCAGATCCACATGAAATGAGGTGACAACCACCACCTCGGACGGACTCACGATGTTGGCAAATTGAGGATTGACCTCTGAACCGCTGTATTCGAATTTGACCTGAAAGACAGGTTTCCAAGCTACCACCAAATCCTCAAAGGCGCGGTTCAAAAGAAGTTGAACAACCCTGTTTTCCGTAGGCGTGAAGTCACGCCCTTCGATCTTGGTATGGAATCTCCCAGATCCGCCAAAGTAGTTATCCACCACACTGAACACCAACTTGGGATCGATAACGAAAAGCCCCTTCCCCCGCAAGGGTGGCACCCGGACCATATTCAAGCTGGTAGGCACGAACAGGCTATGCACAAACTCGGAGAACTTCTGCATCTGGATACCGGATACGGAGAGATCAGCGGTGCGGCGAAGCATGTTAAACAGACTGGTGCGGAACAGGCGTGCAAAGCGTTCGTTGATCATCTCCAGCGTAGGCAGACGTCCCCGAACGATACGGTCCTGACTGGTGAAGTCATAGGAATTGACACCACCGGCCTCGACCACGTCCGATTCGGTAGCGACATCACCATTATCGACCCCGTGTAATAGGGCATCGATCTCTTCTTGTGAAAGTAAGTCGTTGGCGCTCATGACGATTATTGCATTACAAAACTGGTGAAATAGAGGGCTTCAACTTCGCCGGGGCCCTGTAATTCCGTGACAACCCGGTTGAGTTCCTTAAGCATCTCTGCTTGTAAACTCTCTTTGGTCTCACGCCCCTTCAGGGCCTTGGCATCTGCAGCCGAGAGCAGGTTAAGAAGATTGTGACGAATCATCGGATCATTATGTTTAACGAATTCGACCATCTCGTCGGATCTAACCCGGACACTGACCCCGATCTGCAGCAGGCTTGGACGTCCAGGCAGGTTTACGACAAAGGGGGGCTTCAGCTCGATATACTGGGCAGGAGCCTGCTCCACTTCGGCCTCTTCCGCCTGTTCCGATGTCGCCGCATCCTCATCAACCGCCTCGTCACCACCCATCAACAGAAAATAGGCGGCAGCACCACCACCGATGAGTAAGACTGCGACTATTGCTATGATGATAATGAGCTTGGACTTGCCCGACTTCTCTTCACCCAGATCGAGCTCTTCCGCTGTTTGTTCTTCTGCCATTTTGCCGTCCTCAAGATTTACACCTTAGGGAATGCAATTTAAATGCCATCCAAAGCTGACCTATTTATTCCTTTAAATACAAATAGTTATATACAGCTCCTCGACAAAAGACAAAATATTGACTCGCCAGAAAACCTGCACAAGGCAAAAATTCGACATACTCCAGTCAGAGTGGAAAGGGGTAGTTTCAGGGGTTCATTTTCGATGATCAGTGGGGTTTTGCAGTAATATAGCTTTAACATTAGCCTGTTAAGTGCTATTAATTACCCCGGTAACCAGCTGTTATAAAAAATATTTTTAGGATTTCCGTGCCTACTCAATCGGAGCAAAAGCCAATCATAGGTAGATTCAGCAATCTCCCTAGCCCGCCAGCAATCCTTATCGAGTTGATCGATAGCTGCAATAGCCCCGATGTGAGTTTCAAGCAACTGGCCGAGACCATCGAACGAGATGCCGGTGTCTCATCCAAGGTCATCACCGCTGCCAACTCGCCTTTCTACCGCCAATGGCAAGAGATCAGTGATATTCAACGATTGTTAGTTGTACTTGGCATTCGCAGTGTCAGAACAATTGCCATCAACAGTGCAGTGCAACAGTTTTTCAACCAGCTGAGTAAACAGGCTGGAAGAGCCCTGGACGAAATATGGTGGCAGTCGTTGCTATGTGCGCAAGTGACAAAGGCCTTGGCTGACTTGACTACCTATCGGTCACCCGATGAGGCCTACCTGGCGGGACTCCTGCACAGTTTAGGACAACTTGCATTGCTGCAGGCCTTTCCCGATGAATACGGAACCCTGCTTGAACAGGGCTTGAGTGGGGAGTCGCTGGTCAAGGCGGAAATCGAGAAATTCGACTATTCATCCCCACAGATCGGGTCCCACATGATCGAAAGCTGGGATCTGCAATCATTCCTCACTGATGCTGTCCTCTACCAGCATGAACCGGCTGAAAACATTCTTGACTGTTCTCACTTGGTTAAACTGGTGAATCTCGCAAGCCAGCTCTCTGACAAGACAGAAAAACCGGATAATGAGAGCCTGGCACGGGCCGATAGCCTGTTCGGATTGAATCAGACAATAGTGGAAGGATTGGTGCAGGAGGCCAGGCAGAAAGCGTCCAATGCAGCACAAAGTCTAGGCATCTCTCTAGCTTCCGAAAAGACGGACAAGCAGGCGCAAAAGCAGCAACAGGCATTGGCGGAACGGGTCAAACAGGCGGCCCTTTTAGGCGGCGGTTTGGAACCGATGCCGGAAACACCCGACATGGTCGCCACCATGCAGCAAATTCAGCGCGACTTCGATCTGCTGTTCGGGATTCAGCAGATCTGTTACCTGTTGCAGGACCAGGCTAGTAAGACACTGCGTCCAGTCAGCCCTACAGCCCAGAGTAATGAGCTACTGGAAGAGATTGCAATTTCCACAGAATCCGATCGCAGCCTGGCTGCAGCTGCCTTCAATCGAGGCAGTGTCTGCTATTCAGAGGATGATGAGAATCTCTCTCTGATGAGTGTCGTGGATCGTCAACTGGCACGTTTTCTCAATCAGGAATCCCTACTCTACCTGCCTTTAAACTCACATCATTCCCGGTTTGGGTTGATCGCTGTCGGCATCAACGCCAGCCAGTGGGAATCCCTGAGTGGGCAAAAGCAGCTACTTACCCTGTTTGCCGGAGAGGCGGCAGATCTACTCCAGCGGCAGAGGAATATGCTCTCCCAACAGCAGCAGATGATTGAGGACGAGCGGTCCAGCTTCCATCTCGAGGCGCGCAAGATCGTACATGAAGTCAACAATCCTCTCGGCATCATCAACAACTATCTGCATATTCTCGGTATGAAGCTCGGTGAGGACAATCAAGTAGTGGAGGAACTTGATATTATCAAGGAAGAGATTGCAAGAGTAGGCAAGATCATACTACGAATACGCGATATTCCTGACGAACTCGAACAACAGGTAAAAAGTGTCGATATCAACCAACTCGTACAGGATCTGCACAAACTGTTTCAATCCTCCCTGTTTACCATGCACAATATCACTGCGGAGCTCGACCTTGACTCGAACCTACCCTCTCTGGACAGCCAGCGGGGTCATGTTAAGCAAATCTTAACCAATCTGATAAAAAATGCAGTCGAAGCCATGCCAGAAGGGGGGAAACTAGGTATTGAAACTCGCGCAAATGCATATATAAATGGTAAGGAGCACATAGAGATTCAGATCATTGACAATGGCCCAGGCATAGAAAAAGAGATAATGGACCAGCTATTCACCCCCGTAACAACCACCAAAGACAGTTCTCACTCCGGATTGGGGCTTACCATAGTAAAAAATCTTGTTGACGAGCTTTCCGGTTCCATCAACTGCACATCCAATAGCGGATCAGGTACACGATTTCAGCTCTACCTGCCCAGGACCGGATAGTAGAGGATTCTGATATGCACCCATACTATCCGGCACCATGGCAAGGTATTGAAGGCAACTTCGAGTCCTTGCCCAAAACCTTTGATACAAACAGTCCTGCAAGAAGCTATAACGCACGTATACTGATCGCCGATGACGAGCCGAGAGCTCGCGCCAGCCTGAAAGAGATCCTCCGCTTTACAGGCTATGAGACAACACTTGCAGAGAGCGGTAGCGAGGCAATCGAACTGCTCAATACGGGAACCTTCGATTTGATCCTGCTCGACCTGAACATGCCTGACCTGGATGGGCATAAGGTAATGGAGCATATCGATCACTATCGCCTGAATTGCGATATCATCGTCGTCAGTGGCGAAACCACCTTTGACCATGCAACCATGGCATTACGCAAAGGGGCACAGGATTTTCTACGCAAACCCTATGCTCCGGACGAACTATTGAGATCGGTGGCGAATGTAATCGAACGCCGACAACTGAGGGCGGCAAACCAATCGATACATCTGCGGCTCCAGGAGTCCGAGTCCCTGCATAAATTTATCGTCAATAATTCACCCGACATGATCTATCTATTGGATCAGGAGGGTAAATTTGCCTTCATCAACGAACGTGTGAAGTCGCTTCTGGGCTACAGCCAGAATGAAATCATTGGTGAGCACTTCAGCAAACTGATCCTCACAGAAGATATGGAAAAAGCGCAATTCACCTTCAATGAGCGTCGCGCAGGAGAGCGCGCCACGCGCAGTGCAGAACTGAAATTGTGCAGCAAGAACCATAACGGAACCCGCTTTTTCGAGTCCCACGTGATACCAATAGAACTGAGTTCGATCGGCATATACACGACCAATGACGACAACAGCAAATCATTCATCGGCACCTATGGCGTAGCGCGTGATATCTCCGAACGGAAACAGGCCGAAGCACTCATCAAATACCAGCTCTACCATGACCTGCTCACCAACCTGCCGAATCGCAGTCTGTTCCGCGACCGTTTGAATATGGCGATGGCGCAATCCAAACGCTCCGGTAAGAAGCTGGCAGTCATGTATCTGGATATGGACCGTTTCAAAATCATAAATGACTCACTCGGACATTTTGTTGGTGATGAGTTGTTGAAACTTGTTGGCCAACGACTGCGCAGCGAGCTGAGGGAGGCGGATACCCTCGCCCGTGTCGGCGGTGACGAGTTCAATCTGCTGGTACCGGAGATCAATGACATACAAGACGCAAGAAATCTTGCGGAAAAAATTCTTCGACTGACGGCAGAGCCCTATATCATTAAGAACGAGGAGATCTTCATCAGCTTCAGCATCGGCATATCAATCTATCCTAGTGATGGCGACACCAAGGATATGTTGATAAAAAATGCTGATATAGCGATGTATAAAATCAAGAATGCCGGAAAGAACGGTTACGCCTTCTATTCAGAGAAGATGAAGACCCACTTCTCACAATCTTTAGACATTGAAAATGGTTTACGCAAGGCAATCTCAACCAATGAGCTATGTCTCTACTACCAACCACAATTCGATATCAAGAAAGGCTATATGCGAGGTGTTGAAGCCCTGGTGCGTTGGAAGCATCCGGAAAAAGGCACCATCCAACCTAGTGAATTCATCAGTGTCGCGGAGGAATCCGGTCTCATCATCCCACTTGGTGAGTGGGTGCTGCGCAGGGCATGCACGGACATCAAACGCTGGATGGAGCAGGAAGACATCTCATTGCTCCTCTCGGTAAACATCTCAATGCAACAGCTCGAGATGGATCAATTCGTGGCGAAGGCAATGAAAATTATCAAGCGTCATGATCTACCGAAAAACACCTTGGAACTGGAGATCACCGAGCATGCCATTATGCAGGACATGGAGAAAGCGATAGATGCCTTGACCAGGTTGTCCCATAAGGGTATACGCATCGCCATCGATGATTTCGGCACCGGCTATTCATCATTGGGCTACCTGCAAAACCTACCGATAAACACATTGAAAATAGATCGCTCATTTGTCCAGAGCATCAAATCCTCAGAAGACAATTCAATCATTGACGCGATAATAGCAATGGCCAAGGGGCTCAACCTGAACCTGATCGCCGAGGGTGTGGAAAACCAGACCCAAATCGACCATCTCAGCAGGGCCGGCTGTGGTTTGGCTCAAGGATTCTTCTACTCTCATCCCGTACCTGAAGACGAGTTGCTAAGATTTATAAAAGCAAACGGATTTGCCAAGGGCCACAACGCATCAGAATCGAGAAAAGCCCCTGAGCATGACACGCCCATACAGTGACCGAAACACTGCCTTTGTGATTGTCACCAAATCATAGAAGTCGTTAGGGCCTGTTAACACTAATCCGATAGGCCCTAACATAAGAAACCCCGCCGAAG comes from the Candidatus Thiodiazotropha sp. CDECU1 genome and includes:
- the fliR gene encoding flagellar biosynthetic protein FliR produces the protein MIFNEAQFNTWLAAYLWPMVRISAMLLAMPLFSSRQVPARFRLILVILITLLIAPTLPPQPQADVLSHTGFTIMLQQVLIGVLMGFVLQMVFGALVFGGQVIAYSMGLGFASMVDPANGVQVPVVAQFYLILATLLFLIFNGHLLSIELIADSFATMPVAMDGISRNGLLEVVAWGSRLFTGGLLIALPIVGAMLMVNMGMGVVMRAAPQLNIFSIGFPITMLLGFALIWVTLPNVFAVFNELLDEAFQHLMLTLQVTR
- the flhB gene encoding flagellar biosynthesis protein FlhB, whose amino-acid sequence is MAENENGQEKTEQPSAKRLLDAKRKGQVPRSRELNSMAVTMIGVTTLVVMSHTIGDGLSEMMSQSFVLTREQIFDINSMLIQLGERLFQVLLVLLPFFLLVIVAAIFSSVALGGFSISAEALTPKLSKMSPLKGLKRIFSARGLVEMLKALAKFVFIGGVTVLLLWHSLDKFLALHGMELSQAMQNLNGLIGWSVILMTSTLILIAAIDIPFQLWDHKRQLKMTRQELRDELKETEGKPEVKSRIRQLQREMAQKRMMQEVPKADVIVTNPTHYAVALQYDPQTMHAPKLLAKGADLVAMTIRQVGSEAKVPVVESPMLARAIYFHTELNAFIPAGLYLAVARLLAYVFQLRAYRTEGGEYPDLPDELSIPEEYQHSD
- a CDS encoding flagellar basal body-associated FliL family protein encodes the protein MAEEQTAEELDLGEEKSGKSKLIIIIAIVAVLLIGGGAAAYFLLMGGDEAVDEDAATSEQAEEAEVEQAPAQYIELKPPFVVNLPGRPSLLQIGVSVRVRSDEMVEFVKHNDPMIRHNLLNLLSAADAKALKGRETKESLQAEMLKELNRVVTELQGPGEVEALYFTSFVMQ
- the fliQ gene encoding flagellar biosynthesis protein FliQ, with the translated sequence MSPDTVMSIGQNALEVIGILAGLVLLPALAVGLIIAMFQAATQINEMTLTFIPKLVVVGVVLMFAGNWMLHLLMNFSMNLIESIPELLF
- the fliP gene encoding flagellar type III secretion system pore protein FliP (The bacterial flagellar biogenesis protein FliP forms a type III secretion system (T3SS)-type pore required for flagellar assembly.) yields the protein MKTWLLIIGLLSTTLLQAAPGVDAFTVATDGEGGQTYTLTIQVLLFMTALTLLPGALMMMTSFARIIIVLAILRQALGTQNTPSNQILIGLALFLTLFIMMPVFNEVNEVALQPYLAEQMDTTQALQAAAEPVKSFMIAQTREDDLALFARIGDFNELEEPDDVPFSLLLPSFATSELKTGFQIGFLLFIPFLIIDIVVASILMSMGMMMLSPMIISLPFKIMLFVLIDGWALVFGTLAASFQL
- a CDS encoding HDOD domain-containing protein produces the protein MSFKQLAETIERDAGVSSKVITAANSPFYRQWQEISDIQRLLVVLGIRSVRTIAINSAVQQFFNQLSKQAGRALDEIWWQSLLCAQVTKALADLTTYRSPDEAYLAGLLHSLGQLALLQAFPDEYGTLLEQGLSGESLVKAEIEKFDYSSPQIGSHMIESWDLQSFLTDAVLYQHEPAENILDCSHLVKLVNLASQLSDKTEKPDNESLARADSLFGLNQTIVEGLVQEARQKASNAAQSLGISLASEKTDKQAQKQQQALAERVKQAALLGGGLEPMPETPDMVATMQQIQRDFDLLFGIQQICYLLQDQASKTLRPVSPTAQSNELLEEIAISTESDRSLAAAAFNRGSVCYSEDDENLSLMSVVDRQLARFLNQESLLYLPLNSHHSRFGLIAVGINASQWESLSGQKQLLTLFAGEAADLLQRQRNMLSQQQQMIEDERSSFHLEARKIVHEVNNPLGIINNYLHILGMKLGEDNQVVEELDIIKEEIARVGKIILRIRDIPDELEQQVKSVDINQLVQDLHKLFQSSLFTMHNITAELDLDSNLPSLDSQRGHVKQILTNLIKNAVEAMPEGGKLGIETRANAYINGKEHIEIQIIDNGPGIEKEIMDQLFTPVTTTKDSSHSGLGLTIVKNLVDELSGSINCTSNSGSGTRFQLYLPRTG
- the flhA gene encoding flagellar biosynthesis protein FlhA, which gives rise to MAILDNVKQSGARGLGAPIMLLMLLTMIVIPLPPIALDMFFTFNITLSLVVMLVVVYTRRPLEFSVFPSMLLIATLLRLALNVASTRVVLLEGHTGGDAAGKVIEAFGAFVIGGNYAVGLVVFLILVIINFVVVTKGAGRVSEVSARFTLDAMPGKQMAIDADLNSGLIDQDEARTRREDIAREADFYGAMDGASKFVRGDAIAGILILFINIIGGLSIGMAQHGLDFNTALQNYVLLTIGDGLVAQIPSLLLSTSAAIIVTRVASTQDVGGQIVSQLFTSPKALSIAAAVLFLMGIIPGMPNFAFLTLAAAAAAGAWMIWQRQMKPVEEPVLEEPVEQPEQRELSWEDVQPVDLIGLEVGYRLIPLVDRNQGGQLMNRIKGVRRKLSQEIGFLIPSVHIRDNLDLSPNSYRISINGVSVALADIFPDREMAINPGQVFGELQGTVTKDPTFGLDAIWIDPEQKDHAQTLGYTVVDASTVVATHLSEILQSHANELLGHEETQQLLDMLGRTAPKLVEDLVPKALSLSVVTKILQNLLTEHVPVRDFRTIAETLAEQSQRTQDPGALTAAVRVALSRGIVQQLIGASEEIPVAVLDPTLEQLLQRTLQASEEGQAGFEPGLAERLQNALSETSAAMETQGQESVLLVAAPIRPWMARFAKHAAPSMHILSYNEIPDNRQIKVITTIGNGGNED
- the fliN gene encoding flagellar motor switch protein FliN encodes the protein MSEEKTTDPNEALADEWAAALDEQDETDSEDKAAAASFDELRDESGNDAVNMDAILDVPVTISMEIGRTKINIRNLLQLNQGSVVELDRLAGEPMDVLVNGTLIAQGEVVVVNEKFGLRLTDIISPSERVKRIS
- the fliO gene encoding flagellar biosynthetic protein FliO, producing MCRWPFIALFFSHSLYAADSAQKQLGVNVSPLGADSLLHTAGGLLFVLALIIGGAWLFKRYAQMPIGGKGLVRVVGGASVGARERVVVVEVENQRLLLGVAPGQVRKLHILQTSEQSFQNQLQSEKSGARLADSSQERS
- the fliM gene encoding flagellar motor switch protein FliM, yielding MSANDLLSQEEIDALLHGVDNGDVATESDVVEAGGVNSYDFTSQDRIVRGRLPTLEMINERFARLFRTSLFNMLRRTADLSVSGIQMQKFSEFVHSLFVPTSLNMVRVPPLRGKGLFVIDPKLVFSVVDNYFGGSGRFHTKIEGRDFTPTENRVVQLLLNRAFEDLVVAWKPVFQVKFEYSGSEVNPQFANIVSPSEVVVVTSFHVDLESGGGDFHICMPYSMLEPIRELLDAGVQSDRGERDERWERSLKEEILAARIELSSQLADVQISVKQLAELKAGDILPFDMPEEVEVEAAEVPIFKAKLGVSDGNYALKINTWIHQNRQKGLHDYLEMEKQAVQAANEE